One genomic segment of Fischerella sp. PCC 9605 includes these proteins:
- a CDS encoding TIGR03885 family FMN-dependent LLM class oxidoreductase, translated as MAKIGYHASHEQFKPSELLKYVQMAEQAGFTHALSSDHFHPWSEQQGQSGFAWSWLGAAMQATPSLAYRVVCAPGQRYHPAIIAQAAATLAEMFPNRFWLTVGSGQAINECITGDKWPCKSDRNARLKECVDIIRALWAGETVTYHGLVCVEEAKLYTRPETPPPIIGAAITAKTAEWLGSWADGLITISRPPEKLKTVVDAFRRGGGEGKPMILKVQLSYDRDEETARQKAHHQWRNNIFQNIMMTELRTPQQFDAAGEFVNPEELNEHVRISADLHQHIEWLQKDIELGFDELILHNVNREQEQFIEVFGEKVVPVLAAFGK; from the coding sequence ATGGCAAAGATCGGCTATCACGCTTCCCACGAACAATTCAAGCCCAGCGAACTGCTCAAGTACGTGCAAATGGCAGAACAAGCTGGCTTTACCCATGCTCTATCTTCCGACCACTTCCACCCTTGGAGCGAACAGCAAGGACAAAGCGGCTTTGCTTGGTCATGGCTGGGTGCAGCAATGCAGGCAACTCCCAGTCTTGCTTATCGGGTTGTCTGTGCCCCCGGACAGCGGTATCATCCCGCTATCATCGCTCAAGCAGCGGCAACCTTAGCAGAAATGTTTCCCAACCGCTTCTGGCTGACGGTAGGTAGTGGTCAGGCAATTAATGAATGCATTACTGGAGACAAGTGGCCTTGCAAGAGCGATCGCAATGCTCGTCTGAAAGAGTGTGTTGATATTATCCGTGCGCTTTGGGCAGGTGAGACAGTAACCTATCACGGTTTAGTCTGCGTGGAAGAGGCAAAGCTTTACACCCGTCCTGAAACACCACCCCCAATTATTGGAGCCGCTATCACTGCAAAAACCGCAGAATGGCTTGGTAGTTGGGCAGATGGTTTGATTACAATTTCTCGTCCACCGGAAAAACTGAAAACAGTAGTCGATGCTTTTCGTCGTGGTGGTGGAGAAGGCAAACCGATGATTTTGAAAGTCCAGCTTTCCTACGATCGCGACGAAGAAACAGCACGACAAAAAGCCCATCACCAATGGCGCAACAACATTTTTCAAAACATCATGATGACAGAATTGCGGACTCCTCAACAATTTGATGCTGCTGGAGAATTTGTGAACCCAGAGGAGTTAAACGAACACGTCCGCATTTCCGCAGATTTGCACCAGCATATCGAGTGGCTGCAAAAAGATATAGAACTAGGGTTTGATGAGTTAATTTTGCATAATGTTAACCGGGAACAGGAACAGTTTATTGAGGTGTTTGGTGAGAAGGTTGTGCCTGTGTTAGCTGCATTTGGAAAATAA
- a CDS encoding GNAT family N-acetyltransferase, whose translation MRIEPYDAHQLDAVIRLSLRAWTPVFDSIQKAMNADVYRAFYPDNWRVSQQKAVEDVCAAEDTNVWVAIDAGSTVGFVAVKLHSEDSMGEIYMVAVDPDFQGRGIGSALIEFALDWMKDAGMSVAMVETGGDPGHAPARHTYEKVGFELFPVARYFKKL comes from the coding sequence ATGCGGATTGAACCTTACGACGCTCATCAACTTGATGCAGTCATTCGTCTTTCGCTTCGGGCATGGACTCCGGTCTTTGATTCGATTCAGAAAGCGATGAACGCTGATGTGTACCGGGCATTCTATCCCGATAATTGGCGTGTGAGCCAGCAAAAGGCTGTCGAGGATGTCTGCGCTGCAGAAGACACAAATGTATGGGTTGCTATCGATGCAGGTTCTACCGTGGGCTTTGTAGCCGTGAAACTACACTCAGAGGACAGCATGGGTGAAATCTACATGGTCGCTGTCGATCCAGACTTTCAAGGTCGCGGCATTGGCAGCGCTCTGATAGAATTCGCTCTGGATTGGATGAAAGATGCTGGGATGTCTGTTGCTATGGTTGAGACTGGAGGCGATCCCGGTCATGCCCCAGCACGTCACACCTATGAAAAGGTGGGCTTCGAGCTGTTCCCAGTCGCCAGATACTTCAAGAAGCTCTAG
- a CDS encoding phosphotransferase enzyme family protein yields the protein MNAEIAQAVLTYYDVPNAQLTFLGQSQNTTFRVETPTGDKFLLRLHFGIEAVGNGSHDVWREPPVIESELLWLNAIAYDTELTVPQPVQNCLGEWVTSFARAEFGYSISCSLLRWIEGEHVDGEPTAQQVRQLGTLMAQLHQHASCWSLPSGFSRPTHDVEQLKSATSQLGVLVQSGTISIDDYQVFQKAATQVQEFMPCLQQTRDTWGLIHADLHQGNYVLYGEEVRPIDFSRCGFGFYLYDIGESLGDIEASLRLHFFEGYTSVRALPADYQSIVEAFFVGATVENLAFLSANPQEHEWLSRAVPYVVRNHLHPYLHGETFLFLR from the coding sequence ATGAATGCAGAAATTGCTCAAGCTGTCCTGACGTATTACGACGTGCCCAATGCTCAACTGACATTCTTAGGACAAAGCCAAAACACTACATTTCGGGTTGAGACACCAACAGGTGATAAGTTTTTGCTTCGCCTCCATTTTGGAATCGAGGCTGTTGGCAATGGTTCGCATGATGTTTGGAGAGAACCGCCAGTCATTGAGTCCGAGTTGTTATGGCTAAATGCGATCGCCTACGACACTGAATTAACCGTGCCCCAACCCGTGCAGAATTGTTTGGGCGAGTGGGTAACAAGCTTTGCTAGGGCAGAATTTGGGTATTCGATATCTTGTTCGTTGCTGCGGTGGATAGAAGGCGAACATGTTGACGGCGAACCCACAGCACAGCAAGTCCGCCAACTGGGTACACTGATGGCGCAACTACACCAACACGCAAGCTGTTGGTCTTTACCATCCGGCTTTTCTCGTCCCACTCACGACGTGGAGCAGCTAAAATCTGCAACATCTCAACTTGGCGTGTTGGTGCAAAGTGGAACAATCTCAATAGATGATTATCAAGTGTTCCAAAAGGCTGCTACGCAAGTCCAAGAATTCATGCCTTGTCTTCAACAGACGCGCGACACTTGGGGCTTAATTCACGCTGATCTTCACCAAGGCAACTACGTTCTCTACGGCGAAGAAGTGCGCCCTATTGACTTTTCGCGTTGCGGCTTTGGCTTTTATCTTTACGATATTGGTGAATCGCTTGGAGACATTGAGGCATCGCTGCGTTTGCACTTCTTCGAGGGTTACACAAGTGTTAGGGCACTACCAGCAGATTATCAAAGCATTGTTGAAGCATTCTTCGTCGGGGCAACAGTGGAAAACTTGGCTTTTCTCAGCGCCAACCCGCAAGAACACGAATGGCTTTCTCGTGCTGTGCCTTATGTTGTCAGGAATCACTTGCACCCATATCTGCACGGTGAGACCTTCCTGTTTTTAAGGTGA
- a CDS encoding TetR/AcrR family transcriptional regulator, which yields MSYDDRRIEVAQAAWRVIVREGLDRASMRAIAQELGCSTGVVTHYFRDKEELTLFALEQVFENVLEHMKACAKGRQGIDRLEQMIFAALPLEDIDRADWKVWVAFLGYSIGREHLVQEHRKRYDLLRQIICQELADLQTAKLIRADLDLTLEASALIALVDGIGTLVVICPEQFSAEQQQYLVQRHINALLASS from the coding sequence ATGAGTTATGACGATCGCCGTATTGAAGTCGCTCAAGCGGCATGGCGGGTGATTGTCCGTGAAGGATTGGATCGCGCCAGCATGCGGGCGATCGCGCAAGAACTGGGCTGCTCGACTGGGGTTGTCACCCACTACTTTCGAGATAAAGAAGAACTCACCCTATTTGCCCTGGAACAAGTGTTTGAAAACGTCCTAGAGCACATGAAAGCCTGTGCCAAGGGGCGGCAAGGAATTGACAGACTAGAGCAGATGATTTTTGCGGCTCTACCTCTGGAGGACATTGACAGAGCCGATTGGAAGGTTTGGGTAGCGTTTTTGGGCTATTCGATCGGGCGCGAACACCTAGTTCAGGAGCACCGAAAACGCTATGACTTATTACGACAGATTATTTGTCAAGAGTTAGCTGACTTACAAACAGCCAAGCTGATTCGGGCCGATCTTGATTTAACTCTCGAAGCCAGTGCACTCATCGCCCTAGTGGATGGCATTGGCACGCTCGTTGTCATCTGCCCTGAGCAGTTCTCAGCAGAGCAACAACAATACCTCGTGCAGCGACATATCAATGCTTTACTAGCATCATCTTGA
- a CDS encoding GNAT family N-acetyltransferase has product MIRPTTPDDTTALIAIADAIGFQPNELEELSEMLADYFSDDSDSDHFWITDDDNGPVGVAYCEPERMTNRTWNLLLIAIRPDRQGQGRGARLLHYVEQTLTARGERMLLVETSGLPGFERTRAFYAKCGYEEEARIRDFYAAGDDKVVFRKVLNAD; this is encoded by the coding sequence ATGATTCGACCGACCACACCCGATGACACAACCGCGCTAATCGCCATAGCCGACGCGATCGGCTTCCAGCCGAACGAGCTTGAGGAGCTGAGCGAAATGCTGGCCGATTACTTCAGTGACGACAGCGACAGCGATCATTTCTGGATCACCGACGACGACAATGGGCCGGTTGGGGTCGCCTACTGCGAGCCGGAACGGATGACCAATCGGACGTGGAACCTGCTATTGATCGCCATCCGACCTGACCGCCAGGGACAAGGACGCGGTGCAAGACTGCTGCACTACGTTGAACAAACGTTGACGGCGCGCGGTGAGCGCATGCTGCTGGTGGAAACGTCAGGGCTGCCGGGCTTCGAGCGCACGCGGGCGTTCTACGCGAAGTGCGGCTATGAGGAGGAGGCGCGAATTCGCGACTTCTATGCGGCGGGCGATGATAAAGTCGTGTTCCGCAAAGTGTTGAACGCAGACTAG